In Candidatus Baltobacteraceae bacterium, the sequence GGGTCTCGCGCCGGCGCGCTTTCTGGTCGTGCCCCGTTTGTTGGCGCTCATCATCATGCTTCCGCTGCTCACGATCTTTGCCGACGTCGTCTCGATCGTCGGCGGAATGTGGATCGCGCAAACGTACGCGCACATCGGCTACGGTGAATTTCTCAGCTCCGTACGCCAGACGATCGGTTTCCCCGATTTTGTCAAAGGACTGTTTAAAGCGGTGATCTTCGCCGTGATTATCGCGATGGTCGGCAGCTATCAAGGTTTGAGCACGCGCGGCGGTGCCGCCGGCGTCGGCAAGTCGACCACGGGCGCCGTCGTTACGTCGATCATCTTGATTTTCATCTCGAACTTCATTCTTTCGTATCTGCTTTTTGGGGGCGGTTAGTGCCGAATTTGATCGCCCGGCTCGACGACGTCACCCTGCGCTACGGCGACCGCGTCGTGCTGCAGAACTGCTCGCTCGACATCGTTGAGGGCGCGATCACCTGTATTATCGGGCTCTCCGGAGCCGGTAAATCGACGATCCTGCGGCTGCTCGACGGGCTGCGAAAACCCGACGTGGGACACGTCTACGTCCGCGATAAAGATATCTGTCACATGCCCGAGAGCGAGTTAATCGAGATGCGAAGCAAAATCGGCTTCGCGTTTCAGTTCGCGGCGCTCTTCGACAGCATGACGATCGGCGACAACATCGCGCTCCCGCTGCGCGAGCACAGCTCCCTCCCGGAGAAGGAGATCAAGGAAATTGCGTTAGCGACGCTCGACAGCGTCGGTCTCTCGCATACCTACGACAACCTTCCAAGCGAACTATCGGGCGGCATGCTCAAGCGCGCCGGATTCGCGCGGGCGGTGGTCACCAATCCCGACGTCGTGCTCTACGACGAGCCGACGACGGGACTAGATCCGATCGTCACGCACCTGCTCACCGACACGATCAAGCGGCTGCGTCAAAAGCTTAACGCCACCGCCGTCGTCATCTCGCACGACCTGCAGTCGATTTACATGATGGCCGACTACGTCGCCATGCTCTTCGAGGGGGCGATCATCGCCTACGGCACCGTCGAGGAAGTCAAAGAATCGATGAACCCCATCGTTCAGCAATTCTTGCAAGGCAGCGAAGTGGGACCCATCCCCTTATGATTGGTTTAACCGGCGCTTTGCGCATGTGGGGAGCCCAATTGCGAGGCCCGATGGCGGTTTCGGGGAATAGGCGTTTTTAAGTATGTCGAAACAAGCTCAGGTCGGTGTCTTTGCCTTGTTGGCCCTGCTCTCGCTCTTTGGGGTGTTCTACGTCATTACGGACTTTGGGACGCGCCACTCGGGCTATAAAGTCGGGGTTCATTTTAATTCGGCGGCGGGATTGCCGACGGGAGCGCTCGTCTACTTCGCGGGCGTAAGCGTGGGCACGGTCGATTCGATCGAACTGCTGCCCGACAACACGGTAGACGTGGTGCTGGCGGTAAATAAGGACGTCGATATTCCGCGAGCCTCGAGGTTCCTGATTCAAGCCCCGTTGACGGGCTCGCCGAACCTGATCATCGTGCCGCCGCCCCCGCCGCAGCCGCAGCCGATCGCGGTTCTCGACCGGCGCGTGATGCCGATCGCGCAACAGCCGCACGGAGAAGACAGCGCGACGGTCGCCGAATTGCTGCAAGAGGGCCAAGGCGAGATCAAACGGCTGGACTCGATGCTTTCGGAGCTGCAGACGACCGAGCCGCAGTTGCTTTCGAAGATGCAGACGACGCTCGATAACGCGAATCAACTCACCGCAACCGCGAATCAAAGCATCGTCGCGCTCTCGGCGCAAGCCAAAGGGATCGCCGACACGCTGCAGAGCAGCTTGGGGCAGGCCTCCAGCAACGTCGATCAGCTCACGGCGACGCTCAATAGTACGGTCGGCCGAAATTCACATCAAGTCGATCGTCTGTTGACCTCGCTCAACTCGACGGCACTCGCGCTCAACCAATCGATGGACTCGCTGCGCGGCCTGGCGACGGATCCAAAGATCAAACGTAACGTCGTGGACACGACGCAGAATATCGCGGACCTCACGCAAACGGTTGCCGGCCTCACGCGCGATTTGCGCAACGTGACCGGCAATCCGCAAACCCAGGCGCAATTGCGCGACACGGCGGCCCAACTCGATGCGGCGACTCAGAAAGCCAACTCGCTGCTCTCGACGCTGGGCGGAACGAGCCACGTCTACGGCGTCGATGCCGGCGCCACGCCGGTTCCCGTGCCGACGGGCTCCTACCCGCCCGGCAGCGTGACGATTCCGCCGGGTACGGCCGTGCCGCCGACCCCGCAAGAGCGCGAAGCGCGAGCCGCGCGCGCCAAAGCCGGCCTCGCAAAGATCGCGCACAATCTCTATGCGATCCAGCTGCGCTTTAGCGAGTTGGACCGCCAGCGCGTCGCCGGAACGAATCCGCTGCTCGGCCGCGATCGCGGCCCGCAGACGGACGCGAATCTGATCTTGCTGCCGG encodes:
- a CDS encoding ATP-binding cassette domain-containing protein, producing MIARLDDVTLRYGDRVVLQNCSLDIVEGAITCIIGLSGAGKSTILRLLDGLRKPDVGHVYVRDKDICHMPESELIEMRSKIGFAFQFAALFDSMTIGDNIALPLREHSSLPEKEIKEIALATLDSVGLSHTYDNLPSELSGGMLKRAGFARAVVTNPDVVLYDEPTTGLDPIVTHLLTDTIKRLRQKLNATAVVISHDLQSIYMMADYVAMLFEGAIIAYGTVEEVKESMNPIVQQFLQGSEVGPIPL
- a CDS encoding MlaD family protein, whose protein sequence is MSKQAQVGVFALLALLSLFGVFYVITDFGTRHSGYKVGVHFNSAAGLPTGALVYFAGVSVGTVDSIELLPDNTVDVVLAVNKDVDIPRASRFLIQAPLTGSPNLIIVPPPPPQPQPIAVLDRRVMPIAQQPHGEDSATVAELLQEGQGEIKRLDSMLSELQTTEPQLLSKMQTTLDNANQLTATANQSIVALSAQAKGIADTLQSSLGQASSNVDQLTATLNSTVGRNSHQVDRLLTSLNSTALALNQSMDSLRGLATDPKIKRNVVDTTQNIADLTQTVAGLTRDLRNVTGNPQTQAQLRDTAAQLDAATQKANSLLSTLGGTSHVYGVDAGATPVPVPTGSYPPGSVTIPPGTAVPPTPQEREARAARAKAGLAKIAHNLYAIQLRFSELDRQRVAGTNPLLGRDRGPQTDANLILLPGGATSFMVGANDIGARTSYNFAARRGIGRGAYVGGGVLYSRFGVLGGYNGGRVGVEGRAYDLRRPTIDLYGNFSVTRFAKLFVGQRDVTHPERRTVLGIQLQF